Part of the Lates calcarifer isolate ASB-BC8 linkage group LG6, TLL_Latcal_v3, whole genome shotgun sequence genome, GGTGGAAACTGAGATGCATCCATCTCTCCATGAAAGCAGTGTAgttctgcttttttttgttgttgttgttaaaaaaaagtgcattgTTTTCCCTACCTtttacatcacattttcaacaacagctgagactatttttttttataatacttataaatgaaaagaaacacatgGATCTATTTTACACTAAAACGGAAGTACTCTACATTACTAAGCCTATTTAGCTTTATGACTATCTGTAAATGTGCTATGTGTAAATTAGCACTGTTCACAAAGCATGCTGACTTGTGTTGTGTAGGAGCGACTGATGGACTAGCAGCTGTCTGGCAGTGTCAGTGCATGTTAAAAGGAGATTTTGGCATGTGCTTGACTCAACATTTTCTGtaacacaaataacaaactGGAGAGAATTAAAGCTTGATGATATCTACCCTTGCATGCTGTGTTGtgacaaacactgaaaccacaCAATGAGTTCACTGTCCACACTGATTCAAATGAGAAAACCAGAATAATTTGTGTTTAGTACAGCAGTGAGGGATATCTAGAATTCCCCAATTAAAGGTAGTACCAGTAATGTACCTATAGGTTTGTTCACTAAATTCCCCTTCTAGTAATATTGTTATAAGGGCTCTTTTGTAATCTCATGAGTAGCATTATATAGAAGTGGGAAGTGATCCAAAGCCACAACCTGgcttaattttcttttcaaacatgTCCAATGCCCAGACATGCTGTGCGCAAGTCTTACTGGTTCCTGACGTTCATCCTGATACATCACAGTTCCTCAGCAGGAGCAGTGATAAAGTAGTGCTCAGAGGCGCTGACAGAAAGGCTCAGAGAGTAAACGTGGGGTCATACTTTCTGATTTCCAGAAGGAGGCGCTCTCTGTCACCAAGGGCCTGGGTGAGAGCAGCCTGGGCATCAGAGAGCTGCGACTCCAGAGTCCGTCTCTGTAAGTGCAGGATTATTGGATTGGTTAGTTCCAGCATGCTTTGGCTAGATGCTACACGCCAAGTGGGCAGATATCAGattctgactgacagcagcaggtgtaATTACAAAACCATTACACTATCTGGTATACTTTGACTCATCTATGTTCTGTCTTTCTTACAGCTGACCAGTAACAAGACACTACAGCTGTATTTAATACTGGATTAAAAACATGAGCAGAAACTAATCTGAATGAATCTaactctgctgcagttttaatGTCTTTAACTGACCATTAAAAATTTAGCACAACAAAAAACTTCAAACCTTGCGAAAGTGTAAGACAGAGCTATATACAACCTGATAGTTGAATCATTGTGACAAACTGATAAATAACTAATACTACACAATCATTGGATTCCTAAGCTGTGACGGTGCTACAGACAAGACTGTTGCACCAACACTCAGCTCATGGCCTCAGTTTGGGGTGAAATTTGTGGACATAGTTTGCAAGATAATGATCAGTGACTACATCAACTCTTCTTTTCAAATTGTTGTGTATGGATCTTTGTATAACCTTTTTTTTGTATAACCTTTTTAAAGGGGCCTACTTTCCATACTTACTTTTTAGATCAATTTCTTTGTAACCCTTTGTAACCCCACTTTTTGGGGGAAGTACATCTGGAAATGACCCTGCTTGGGTTTTTTctcaccaaacaaacaaaaaaccctaaAAACTATGTCCCGGAACAGATACACTAAGCTGAAGCATAAAAGTGTATGGTTCTCCCTTACCTTGCTCTGCTGTTGAACAGTGCAGGAACTGTTTGCGTTGTCTGGGCCAGCCCCAGGAGCACCAGCTGAGGCTTTAATCAGAAAGGAAATGGTGAAGATTACTTTCTGTTCATCTTTCTGTGTAACAGATGGTGTAAGCTTGAGTCGTTGTGGTTTCATGGTTTGTGATCCTGGGTGTATCTACAATACTGACAAGCATTCAATTTGTTTTAGTACacaacttttgaaaaaaaaagaatgtctTGTCTTGCCCACCTTTGAGCCTCATGATGCCATCGTCACAGCGCTCAAGGAGAAGCTGATCTACAATGAATGTGGCTGGGACAGGTTGAGGGGCTGTAGGGTAGTTTCTAGGGCCATCATccttaacaaaaacaagaagagatCCTGTTATTTCCCATACCACCACATACCTCAACACTGGCCCACTATTGCTTCATGCCTTTTACTCAAACAGAATACAGTCTGTCCAAAAATTCAattccatttatttttaattaccaGGATAATCCACTTAGTATCAGGTCTGCATTCCATGGACTATCAGGTCAAggtcaaaacaaacaattaaacaatGGTTGAGGTCTTCAGTGGATTTACAAAGTGGATTGTCCTCAAATGACTGATTGTTgtgaagaaaacatgtttatatcCAATCCATGTGTCAAGTATTAAAGTAttcaaactaaaatgtaaaatgcattttttacaTCTTATAACCCCAAATCCAGACAGTGTCAACAACCAACCTTCATAGTGATGGTGACGTTGCTCATATGTAACTTCATCGGCTGACCATCAACACTGAATTCGTCTTCGAGAAAAGGCCCAATGTTAGCCACTGTGGAGGCTAACAACTCTGCCTGGCAGTCTTGCACCCTCATGTCCAAGAATCCCAAAGACTCAGCCACAGCAGAGTGTCGGGCTGCAGATGGACCCATTTCTGCTCGCATGTGCACTACTGGAGAGCCCCTGCCACCCTGCCTATTCTGCTTCTGGACTGGTCCACCTGGAGCTgcagaaacaaatatttgtaAACAATGTAGCATCCCTAAATGATGTACATGCAGAGTTGGACACAAGGAGGCAAGGAGTATATACAATGTGATTTTGAAGAGACACAACTAATTTGGAGCCAATCATGAACCAGTATGTAGTACACACAagtgtgatgtgaaaatgtgaaacctCTGATGCACATACACTGAGAATGGACATCTTGCATTCATCaagtaaaagtttaaaatgaaaaatatttcaatgaGGGAagagtaaatgtaatgtaaatcaTGTAATTCAACTTTTTTCCAAAAACTATATTAAATGCTTATTATTCTTCCAAGAAGAGAATTTTATATTTaagtatctatctatatatatggAGGGGATCTTTAACTTCCATGATGCCAAAAAAGTCCACCGACTAGGATTGATTTACAATTCCCATTCTATCCGAAATGTGAATATAAACATTTCCAGAATATGATAAGCAACGCACTAATAAGCCACCTAAAAAATATGGAGTGCTGCATATAAGTAGTTAGACAGATTCTAATTTTTAAAGAGTTGGCCGATCCAAGATTTTCAGTGTGTCTACAATAATTCATTTTACCTTGTATGACACCAGCCAGCAGGTCAGATATCCTGACAGTACCCATCTGCACAGGGCTCACATTTTGGGCCTCCACAGCCACAACTTGATCTTCTCCCTTTACTTCCATGGTACAGGCTGTTCCACTTACGATCAGTAACAACACTGACGACTGCAACAATAGCACAACATGTGAACTCACATTTAAACAGATTTAGATTACAATTTAATGGTTAAAATTATTGATGACAAGATTTTAATTAATCTTTCAGATATTAATTTGTTCAGGCACAAAACATAACTCCACAGATAAATTCAATCCATCCACTGAAATCTGTTATATCAGCATAGTAACCCACCATGTCCTGAGACACATCCTCAGTACTTTGGGACAGGGAGCTGCTGAGGTCAGCTGATGAACCTCCTTCTGTCCCTGGGGCTGGGCTGCCCCTGCTGCCTGCTGGAGTGTTGCTGGGACGCACCGACTCCATACCTGACTCTGGAAGCATGAGACAAACTTACAGTAGAAGTTGCCTGTGTAATTTGGAGAAACTGTTTTGGAAACTTGGAAGCATTTTGAGTACCTGAGTCCATGAGAACAACAAAATTTTCACTGATGTCACTATCCACAGATAGATTTTCATCAGGTAGGCTGCCCTCCAGGATAGCACTATCAAAGGAATGCTGGGAAGGCGACTGCTTCATGGACTGGTGGCGCAGGCTGGCAGCCAATGAGGGGGAGGACTCTTCTGAGCGCTGGACCTGTTCcctatgaacacacacacatattaaaacacacacagagtcgtTAAGGGGCAGCCAGTAAAAGCATGTGGTGCACAGTATGGGTTCCAGACACTCTAACATTGTTATGTTGCcaacagcacagcaggagaGCGCTAGCACTTACTTCGCCTGTGGACTGAACAATTTGCTCATCCCCGAGCCACGACTCAGGATGCTGAACGCATCTTTTGTAATTGAAAACGCGCCTTTGGTCAGGTCCAGTGAGGCACTAATGGCATCTTTGGTCACATCCTTGGTGACGTTAATGGCGCTTGACAGCTCTCCCTCCAGGCTAAAGGTGGACGGCTCGCGGGAGAGGACGGGTGAGTGTCCAGGTGAGAGGGGAGGTGAGAGGACGGAAGTGTCCCCTTGTGCTGTCAAACCATCCCCTTCTGGCCCCTCCTCCACAGCCTCGCACGCCTCCTCCACCACACCATCTTGTTCATCCTGGTCAAAGGCAGCTGTATTGATGGAGGAGATGCCGTTTTCCATCCCGCTGTCCTCCAAGACCACATCTGCAGAGTGATGTGTTGGGGAGAGGTCAGAGTCTGTTATGCTGGGGCTGTCTGTCTCTGGAGTGTGGGGGACTTCTTCCTCTGGTTCTGAGCTGACTGGTGGCAACAGGAGACCTAGTTCTGCTGAGTCCACCAGAAGGGCAACGCAAACGGTAGCGGGTTTTGTCTTCTGGTCGTGAGCCTGTTTAACATCTCGTAGATCCCGCCCCAACTCTGCCCCCAACCGAGCCATGGCATCCTTCATTCTCAGCAGCGCTACATACTGGTAGTGGTTGAGCCACAATTTCACTGGAGTGATGGTGTGAGCCAGGAAGTGGAAAGAGGCAAACAAAGCCTCTTCCTGTTCTGGAGAAGGCTGGTGGGCTCTGCTGGgactggaggaggaagacagtaaactgtttttaaaggcAGCGGGCTgacacatccacacagacaTGGCGAAGGGCTCAACGAAAGGCTGGGTCCTGCCTTTGGGAAATCGCCGAGCTCCATCAAAACCTAGGGTTACACGGGACAGACTGAGAGACCAGACATCCTCTGATCGTAACTGCTTTCTGTCTAGAGGCTGGGGCTCAGTCTCTTGAGCGTGATGGAGGAAGGTGGAGGGAATGGGGTGGAAGGCACTCAGGTCTCTTGGGTAAGGGCAGGGTGGTGTGGGTTGGAAGAAAGAGCAGCTGGCGAACTTGTCATAGATAGTGTTG contains:
- the bltp3a gene encoding UHRF1-binding protein 1; protein product: MAGIIKKQILKHLSRFTKNLSPDKINLSTLKGEGQLSNLELDEEVLQNMLDLPTWLAVTRVYCNKAAIRIQWTKLKTSPICLFLDKVEVEMRTCEEPRPPNGPSPIAITAGQSEYGFAEKVVEGMSVRINSITIKVQARAFHASFELWQLQGNSLNPKWQRSDLRYTRVTDPKRGEVLTFKEINWQSLRIEADAIESDDQDLGSTPLRLITNQGRIRIALKRRIKDCNVLASKLLFILDDLLWVLTDSQLKAIIHYAKSLSEAMEKSAQQRKSMTAESLQTAPPSPGLHSLWTEPPPAPAGTPSNMSQYFDLYDVKESSYHTFISRLDLHVCNDSSSADEDEPPPPGLQGAMQLTFRKLGFDYYPIHRPADGCRHWERHSGAMEAQAQWAGKLLQEYHRKVEASGFPGPHTEVPQHTKDSPAKTAQDGQSSPKSNASDKEQATSKNSSTAPTGSSLKRLRSSCVVVRMDDVDIHQVSTRGRQNKKTQSLLSCNRKALRLPDNIPAVHLQFTEYYFPDNPSLSVPTSNLYAQLNSLQLCVDPASVLWISLFSRGLLHTLDQVKAFYHLQDSSKAEEHVDIRMDAAQLKLIIPLDSSILDHPERPQSLSVTVPQMVLSNTRHCPHGSRADLNTIYDKFASCSFFQPTPPCPYPRDLSAFHPIPSTFLHHAQETEPQPLDRKQLRSEDVWSLSLSRVTLGFDGARRFPKGRTQPFVEPFAMSVWMCQPAAFKNSLLSSSSSPSRAHQPSPEQEEALFASFHFLAHTITPVKLWLNHYQYVALLRMKDAMARLGAELGRDLRDVKQAHDQKTKPATVCVALLVDSAELGLLLPPVSSEPEEEVPHTPETDSPSITDSDLSPTHHSADVVLEDSGMENGISSINTAAFDQDEQDGVVEEACEAVEEGPEGDGLTAQGDTSVLSPPLSPGHSPVLSREPSTFSLEGELSSAINVTKDVTKDAISASLDLTKGAFSITKDAFSILSRGSGMSKLFSPQAKEQVQRSEESSPSLAASLRHQSMKQSPSQHSFDSAILEGSLPDENLSVDSDISENFVVLMDSESGMESVRPSNTPAGSRGSPAPGTEGGSSADLSSSLSQSTEDVSQDMSSVLLLIVSGTACTMEVKGEDQVVAVEAQNVSPVQMGTVRISDLLAGVIQAPGGPVQKQNRQGGRGSPVVHMRAEMGPSAARHSAVAESLGFLDMRVQDCQAELLASTVANIGPFLEDEFSVDGQPMKLHMSNVTITMKDDGPRNYPTAPQPVPATFIVDQLLLERCDDGIMRLKASAGAPGAGPDNANSSCTVQQQSKRRTLESQLSDAQAALTQALGDRERLLLEIRKYDPTFTL